A stretch of the Saprospiraceae bacterium genome encodes the following:
- a CDS encoding RagB/SusD family nutrient uptake outer membrane protein: MNNLKNKVWIFLICILAGISSCELDDIQDPNNPSVGSLETNATISELQNLLDGIQAAMRNEYGIYFDGVSVIGREVYRFSGSDPRYTGELLGASTGILDAGAFYIQNTYNARYRVIKNCNILITAVKNTKAALTDEQRKALNGLAKTIKAHELLMAFNQQFDNGIRVQVENPDNLGPFLDKAASLNAIAALLDEASGDLKSGGAAFALKLGKGYAGFDNPSSFLKFNRALSARVNAYRENWDGVNSSLLESFISENGDFKSGVYYIFSKSGGDILNEVFYPLNVSGEVRLAHPSLIADAEANDARISKVKKRNAPTTSNGLTSEYDFALYQTNTDPIPIIRNEELILLEAEYYIQKGLTVEAVRTLNIIRNAAGLPNYSGASDKDGLIRELLKQRRYSLYGEGHRWIDMRRYDKLSELPIDRAGDDVWLKFPRPANEN; encoded by the coding sequence ATGAATAATTTGAAAAATAAAGTTTGGATCTTTTTAATTTGTATACTTGCCGGTATAAGCAGTTGTGAATTAGATGATATCCAGGATCCCAATAACCCAAGCGTAGGTTCTTTGGAAACCAATGCCACAATCAGCGAACTTCAAAATTTGTTGGATGGAATTCAGGCTGCCATGAGAAATGAGTATGGTATTTACTTTGATGGAGTAAGTGTAATCGGAAGAGAAGTTTACCGGTTCTCTGGATCTGATCCAAGATATACAGGAGAATTATTAGGAGCATCAACTGGAATTTTAGATGCAGGTGCTTTCTACATTCAAAATACTTACAATGCCAGATATCGTGTTATTAAAAATTGTAATATCTTAATTACGGCTGTAAAAAACACAAAAGCAGCCTTAACTGATGAACAACGTAAAGCACTTAATGGATTGGCAAAGACCATCAAAGCACATGAATTGTTGATGGCTTTTAATCAACAATTTGACAATGGAATCCGGGTACAGGTTGAAAATCCGGATAATTTGGGTCCATTCCTTGATAAAGCTGCTTCATTAAATGCAATTGCTGCATTATTGGATGAAGCAAGTGGAGATTTGAAATCAGGTGGAGCAGCATTTGCATTGAAACTTGGAAAAGGATATGCAGGATTCGATAATCCTTCAAGTTTTTTAAAGTTTAACAGGGCTTTGAGTGCACGGGTAAATGCCTATCGTGAAAATTGGGACGGAGTAAATAGTTCTTTGTTGGAAAGTTTTATCAGTGAAAATGGCGATTTTAAATCCGGGGTTTATTATATATTCTCAAAATCTGGTGGAGATATTTTAAATGAAGTTTTTTATCCATTGAATGTAAGCGGTGAAGTCAGGTTGGCTCATCCCAGTTTGATTGCAGATGCTGAAGCCAATGATGCCCGGATTAGTAAAGTTAAAAAACGCAATGCGCCAACTACATCAAATGGTCTGACCAGTGAATATGATTTTGCTTTATACCAAACTAATACTGACCCAATTCCAATTATAAGAAATGAAGAATTGATTTTGTTGGAAGCTGAATATTATATTCAAAAAGGACTTACAGTTGAAGCGGTTCGTACATTAAATATCATTCGGAATGCTGCCGGATTACCTAACTACAGCGGGGCTTCCGATAAGGATGGACTGATTCGTGAGTTATTGAAGCAACGGAGGTATTCATTATATGGGGAAGGCCATCGCTGGATTGATATGAGGAGATACGATAAATTATCCGAACTTCCTATTGACCGGGCTGGAGATGATGTATGGTTAAAATTTCCAAGACCGGCTAACGAAAATTAA
- a CDS encoding DUF1761 domain-containing protein translates to MEPQLNMMAVLVASLIPMIMGFIYYHPKVMGNAWMKSNGFTLESLGNGPKPIYYLVSLVLSFLFAVKFALDVTGPGQDVAPDGHSYVTFQHGMAHGIINTIMIILPIFGTLSIFEKRSWTWAFVNIGYWGLCLIVMQGILSAWR, encoded by the coding sequence ATGGAACCACAACTAAACATGATGGCTGTATTGGTAGCCTCTTTAATTCCAATGATTATGGGATTTATTTATTATCATCCAAAGGTTATGGGAAATGCCTGGATGAAATCCAACGGATTTACGCTAGAAAGCCTTGGTAACGGACCTAAACCAATTTATTATTTGGTATCCTTGGTCTTATCCTTTCTTTTTGCAGTCAAATTTGCTCTTGATGTAACCGGACCTGGTCAGGATGTTGCTCCTGATGGACATAGCTATGTTACATTCCAACATGGTATGGCTCATGGAATCATTAATACTATTATGATCATACTTCCAATATTTGGTACATTATCGATTTTTGAAAAAAGATCTTGGACCTGGGCATTTGTTAATATTGGTTATTGGGGTTTGTGTTTAATCGTTATGCAAGGCATCTTAAGCGCTTGGAGATAA
- a CDS encoding T9SS type A sorting domain-containing protein produces MKKIILFINIVFCLELNAQCFPDRHSTNWFDAWVSCQEKENPNPVNKPGHWILFDLKNQYEIDKIKFWNINDPDRLNWGMKDVLIDYSVDSILWSNAGTFSLLKAEGTNRYEGMDWTDVVIPKARYVLISGLNNYGGSCSGFAEIRFSAEKINVITDNEDEETPATNLDIKIEPNPFSIATRLEFNSNSDEPLEIQIADWFGRIIHSEQVSLNKGHQSLRIATQRWTAGAYLLTCKQGNLITRKQLIKI; encoded by the coding sequence ATGAAAAAAATTATACTTTTTATAAATATTGTATTTTGTCTTGAACTGAATGCACAGTGTTTTCCAGACCGCCATTCAACCAATTGGTTTGATGCATGGGTTTCTTGTCAGGAAAAAGAAAACCCTAACCCGGTCAATAAACCAGGACACTGGATTTTGTTTGATTTAAAAAACCAATACGAAATTGATAAAATAAAATTCTGGAATATCAATGATCCGGATCGGTTAAACTGGGGAATGAAAGATGTATTGATTGACTATTCTGTAGATAGTATTTTATGGTCGAATGCTGGAACCTTTAGCCTGCTAAAAGCTGAAGGCACCAATCGGTATGAAGGCATGGACTGGACAGACGTTGTCATTCCAAAAGCACGTTATGTTTTAATCAGTGGTTTAAACAATTATGGTGGAAGCTGTTCTGGTTTTGCAGAAATCCGTTTTTCAGCTGAGAAAATTAATGTGATCACAGATAATGAGGATGAAGAAACACCTGCAACTAATTTAGATATTAAAATTGAACCCAATCCATTTTCCATAGCAACCCGACTTGAATTTAACAGCAATTCAGATGAACCTTTGGAAATTCAAATTGCTGATTGGTTTGGCAGAATTATTCATTCAGAACAAGTGTCACTCAACAAAGGGCATCAAAGTCTTCGAATTGCAACTCAACGGTGGACGGCAGGTGCATATTTATTAACTTGCAAGCAAGGAAATCTTATAACGAGAAAGCAACTAATTAAAATTTAA
- a CDS encoding DUF1501 domain-containing protein gives MSQHKLSRRKFVGQVSCAALGYTSIMNSLIHLKGINALAASSSMMDPQYKALVCLMLSGGNDSYNMIVPMGNKEYNDYAKTRSNLALPKSELLPILVNNTPGRTFGLHPALKECQKMHEDGKLVFVSNVGTLLEPTTKDGFYNNTVKLPLGLLSHSDQSIQWQSSLADKRSTSGWGGRMSDLIRDMNSATEISMNISLAGTNLYQTGNETIEFAIDPRYGSIGINGYRPDNTYDQFNILRTSAIDTMLDYEYKDIFQKTYIDVVRSSRDGHIKFTGALEKAPTLQTQFTDNDISQAFNMIARTISVHEELGFKRQIFFVNFYGWDHHDEVLNNQNDMLGIVDGALSQFNAAMEELNLSNQVTTFTASEFGRSLISNGNGTDHAWGGNAMVMGGAVNGKKIYGKFPLLASNSDLNVYDGIMIPTTSVDQYFAELALWMGVQASDLSYVLPNIGHFYDPNSGKAPIGFLKI, from the coding sequence ATGAGTCAACATAAACTATCAAGAAGAAAATTTGTAGGACAAGTCAGTTGTGCTGCGCTTGGCTACACATCCATAATGAATTCACTGATCCATTTAAAAGGAATCAATGCCTTGGCAGCATCCAGTTCGATGATGGATCCTCAATACAAAGCATTGGTTTGTCTCATGCTTTCTGGGGGAAATGATTCCTACAATATGATCGTACCAATGGGCAATAAGGAATACAATGATTATGCTAAAACAAGATCCAACCTGGCCTTGCCTAAATCTGAATTACTTCCGATATTAGTAAATAATACACCCGGGCGAACTTTCGGATTGCATCCTGCACTTAAAGAATGTCAGAAAATGCATGAAGATGGAAAATTGGTTTTTGTTTCAAATGTTGGAACCTTATTGGAGCCAACTACCAAAGATGGATTTTATAACAATACTGTTAAATTACCTTTAGGATTACTATCACATTCCGATCAATCCATTCAATGGCAATCTTCATTAGCAGATAAACGATCAACTTCCGGCTGGGGTGGACGCATGTCTGATTTAATTCGCGACATGAACTCTGCTACTGAAATCAGTATGAATATTTCACTTGCAGGAACTAATTTGTATCAAACCGGAAACGAGACCATTGAATTTGCAATAGATCCTCGTTATGGCAGTATAGGTATCAATGGTTATAGACCGGACAACACCTACGATCAGTTTAATATACTTCGTACTTCTGCTATTGATACCATGCTGGATTACGAATACAAAGATATTTTTCAAAAAACTTATATCGATGTAGTGCGGAGTTCCCGAGATGGTCATATAAAATTCACTGGAGCATTAGAAAAGGCCCCTACACTCCAAACGCAATTTACGGACAATGATATCTCACAGGCATTTAATATGATTGCGCGGACGATTTCAGTACATGAAGAATTAGGATTTAAGCGTCAGATATTTTTTGTAAACTTTTATGGTTGGGATCATCATGATGAAGTGTTAAACAATCAGAACGACATGTTGGGAATTGTAGATGGTGCGCTGTCACAATTTAACGCTGCCATGGAAGAATTGAATTTGTCTAATCAGGTTACCACATTTACTGCTTCAGAATTTGGACGTTCACTTATTTCAAATGGAAATGGAACGGATCATGCCTGGGGTGGAAATGCTATGGTGATGGGTGGTGCTGTGAATGGAAAAAAGATCTATGGAAAATTTCCATTGCTTGCTTCCAACAGTGATTTGAATGTTTATGACGGCATTATGATACCAACTACTTCAGTCGATCAGTATTTTGCTGAATTGGCTTTATGGATGGGTGTACAAGCATCTGATCTTTCGTATGTACTTCCAAACATCGGACATTTTTATGATCCGAATTCCGGTAAAGCTCCTATTGGTTTCTTAAAAATTTAA
- a CDS encoding DUF1800 family protein produces MKHQHSNINMMKTNLLFGFLCCCFFYQSGFSQKQILGGSSGSDIKVYSSDSWKPRNRPDSCPPAATINGQGMLFDVLNASRFLFQSGMGAGYNDIQNLAGLDFADWIDQQQKLPATNFLKETRDAHHEVLDWHFSTGGDSASIALTPNWIHFQYAWWTAHQKNQDRLRQRVALALSEIFVISLDSDLQGFGEGLASYYDIMSRNAFGNFKDILMAISLHPTMGFYLSHLNNPKTDSIENTRPDENYAREIMQLFSIGLSELNPDGSLKLDSLGQAIPSYDQKDIKELAKVFTGLGLGAVVPNMYTDTAVFGMGIYLADMTKPMRMYEFWHEPGEKIMLDGSIIPTGQTGMKDIQDAVTFLFNHPNVGPFIGRQLIQRLIKSNPSPEYIERITTVFNDDGNGVRGNMGAVIKAILLDPEARDCDWMLDAENGQLREPIVRYAHFTSAMDIEQYYDRFWNIGYEFFTSTGQLPLAAPTVFNFYSPFYRPKGELDKAGLYGPEFQIHNSRTSIGFINQVNNWAVYDYVMYSWERDDPYTILMLNELEDLAAEPEVLVNRLDILLTHGNLSDRTRGIIKETISKFITGSYRESRVRMALYLMMISPDYAIFK; encoded by the coding sequence TTGAAGCATCAACATTCGAATATCAACATGATGAAAACCAATTTACTTTTTGGATTTTTATGTTGCTGCTTCTTTTATCAGAGTGGATTTTCCCAAAAGCAGATTTTGGGTGGCTCCTCTGGCAGTGACATCAAAGTATACAGCAGCGACAGCTGGAAACCCCGCAATCGTCCGGACAGTTGTCCGCCCGCTGCAACCATTAACGGCCAGGGTATGCTGTTTGACGTACTGAATGCCAGTCGATTTTTATTTCAGTCGGGCATGGGTGCCGGTTACAATGACATTCAAAATCTTGCAGGGCTTGATTTTGCAGATTGGATCGATCAGCAGCAAAAATTACCTGCGACCAATTTTTTAAAAGAAACCAGGGATGCACACCACGAAGTGCTGGATTGGCATTTTTCAACCGGCGGAGATTCGGCAAGTATTGCCCTTACACCCAATTGGATTCATTTTCAATATGCCTGGTGGACTGCACATCAAAAAAACCAAGACCGATTAAGGCAGCGTGTTGCGTTGGCTTTAAGCGAAATTTTTGTAATTTCTCTGGATTCTGACTTGCAAGGATTTGGTGAAGGGTTGGCCAGTTATTACGACATCATGTCTAGAAATGCTTTCGGAAATTTTAAAGACATCTTAATGGCTATAAGCCTCCATCCAACGATGGGTTTTTATTTAAGTCATCTCAACAATCCGAAAACCGACAGCATTGAAAACACACGCCCGGATGAAAACTATGCCCGTGAAATCATGCAACTTTTTTCTATTGGACTCAGCGAACTGAATCCGGATGGAAGTTTAAAACTTGACAGTCTTGGACAAGCCATACCTAGTTATGACCAAAAAGACATTAAAGAATTAGCAAAAGTATTTACCGGATTGGGGCTGGGTGCAGTTGTTCCTAACATGTATACTGATACTGCTGTGTTTGGCATGGGCATTTATCTTGCAGACATGACCAAACCGATGCGGATGTATGAATTCTGGCATGAACCCGGCGAAAAAATAATGCTTGATGGAAGTATTATTCCAACTGGTCAAACAGGAATGAAAGACATTCAAGATGCTGTTACTTTTTTATTTAATCATCCCAATGTTGGCCCTTTTATAGGCAGACAATTAATTCAGCGATTGATTAAATCCAATCCTTCTCCAGAATATATTGAACGCATAACAACCGTTTTTAATGATGATGGAAATGGAGTCCGAGGAAATATGGGAGCAGTAATTAAAGCCATTTTATTGGACCCTGAAGCAAGGGATTGTGATTGGATGCTCGATGCAGAAAATGGTCAATTGCGGGAGCCTATTGTGCGATATGCTCATTTTACTTCTGCAATGGATATCGAGCAATACTATGATCGTTTTTGGAATATTGGTTATGAATTTTTTACAAGTACCGGCCAGCTTCCATTAGCAGCTCCAACTGTTTTTAATTTTTACTCTCCTTTTTATAGACCTAAAGGTGAACTTGACAAAGCAGGTTTATATGGTCCTGAATTTCAAATTCACAATTCCAGAACCAGCATCGGATTTATCAATCAGGTAAATAATTGGGCTGTTTATGATTACGTAATGTACAGTTGGGAGCGGGATGATCCCTATACCATTTTAATGTTAAATGAACTGGAAGATCTCGCCGCAGAACCGGAAGTGCTGGTAAACCGTCTGGATATTTTATTAACCCATGGCAATCTCAGTGATCGTACCCGTGGGATTATTAAAGAAACAATCAGCAAATTTATAACCGGAAGTTATCGGGAATCCAGGGTACGAATGGCTTTATACTTAATGATGATTTCACCCGATTACGCCATCTTTAAATAA
- a CDS encoding DNA translocase FtsK 4TM domain-containing protein, which translates to MARSKKNKETAWQSFVARLQDERLSKIIAILCFMMALFILVSSISYFFTWKADQDKIFSYSWHILFNSKVNIANSLGKLGALSSHFLFYYGFGIAALLIVPIFIHLGFRFLHRSGWLSFLRFTTHTLVIMSLLSMIFYYVFQNWSFPYGGAFGARNCLWMEGIMGPIGAGLGLVFGLIALVVWYYNPNLQNFQTDAVGHTAVSSMWNADWFNFKSAFQNVSNEGGHNPEQFLKTTPNPTPQQKPIMVDWSEHPDQDDLLASLAPKEDKPSQTPDLEIAIPDPTDFLMEPPVRATEQSDHQFFPQAVSLDDDGWEAEDLTPYDHKANLSGYKAPQLDLLHDYSDQKFEIDREELETNKNLIIATLQHYKIEIQKIKATIGPTVTLYEIVPAPGVRISRIKSLEDDIALSLSAQGIRIIAPIPGKGTIGIEVANKNRQTVALKELLRSERFNDQKLELPIALGKNISNEVIVADLTKMPHLLIAGATGQGKSVGINAILMSLLYRKHPSEVKLVLIDPKKVELPIYSEISKHFLAQLPNSDEAIITDNSKVIYTLNSLCIEMDQRYGLLKMARVRNILEYNDKFTKRRLNPEKGHKYLPYIVLVIDEFADLIMTAGKEVEMPLGRLAQLARAVGIHLIIATQRPSVKIITGLIKANFPGRIAFKVSSNIDSRTILDYGGAERLIGRGDMLFNVGSDMIRLQCAYVDTPEVERVIKFIGNQQSYGTPYLLPEYKGDENDNDNGGSSININDLDENLFEAARLVVQSQHGSTSMIQRRMKLGYNRAGRIMDQLESLGIVSTGEGSKPREVLVFTEPELDNILSKLKR; encoded by the coding sequence ATGGCGCGGTCAAAAAAGAATAAAGAGACTGCCTGGCAATCCTTTGTCGCCAGGTTACAAGATGAACGTCTCTCCAAAATTATTGCCATCCTCTGTTTTATGATGGCTCTGTTTATCCTGGTTTCCTCTATTTCCTATTTCTTTACCTGGAAAGCAGATCAGGATAAGATTTTTAGCTATTCCTGGCACATCTTATTTAATTCTAAAGTAAACATTGCCAATAGTTTAGGTAAGTTAGGCGCATTGAGTTCGCATTTCTTATTTTATTATGGATTCGGCATTGCCGCCCTCCTCATAGTGCCAATATTTATCCATTTAGGATTCCGGTTTCTACATAGATCCGGTTGGTTATCCTTCCTAAGATTCACAACCCATACTTTGGTGATCATGTCTCTTTTATCTATGATCTTTTATTATGTGTTTCAAAATTGGAGTTTCCCCTATGGAGGAGCTTTTGGCGCACGAAATTGTCTATGGATGGAAGGAATTATGGGCCCCATAGGAGCAGGTTTGGGTTTAGTTTTTGGATTAATTGCCCTGGTCGTATGGTATTACAACCCGAATTTGCAAAACTTTCAAACCGATGCGGTTGGACACACTGCGGTTTCGTCGATGTGGAATGCGGATTGGTTTAATTTTAAAAGCGCATTTCAAAACGTTTCGAATGAAGGCGGCCACAATCCAGAGCAGTTTTTAAAAACTACCCCAAATCCAACACCGCAGCAAAAACCTATCATGGTAGACTGGAGTGAACATCCAGACCAGGATGATCTTTTAGCATCTTTGGCACCAAAAGAAGATAAACCAAGCCAAACACCAGACCTTGAAATTGCCATTCCAGATCCTACTGATTTTCTAATGGAACCCCCTGTAAGAGCAACAGAACAAAGTGATCATCAGTTTTTCCCACAAGCCGTCTCATTAGATGACGACGGCTGGGAAGCTGAGGATCTTACGCCTTATGACCACAAAGCAAATCTTTCAGGATACAAAGCACCTCAGCTTGACTTACTCCATGATTATTCGGATCAAAAATTTGAAATCGATCGCGAAGAATTGGAAACCAATAAAAATTTAATTATTGCAACACTCCAACATTATAAAATTGAAATTCAAAAAATAAAAGCAACCATCGGGCCAACGGTAACTCTTTATGAAATAGTTCCTGCTCCTGGTGTACGGATTTCAAGAATTAAAAGTCTTGAAGATGATATCGCTTTAAGTTTATCAGCTCAAGGCATTCGAATTATTGCACCCATTCCCGGCAAAGGCACGATCGGGATTGAGGTTGCAAATAAAAATCGGCAGACAGTCGCTTTAAAAGAACTGCTTCGCTCAGAACGATTTAATGATCAAAAATTAGAGTTGCCCATCGCCCTGGGTAAAAATATTTCAAATGAAGTAATCGTTGCGGATCTTACCAAAATGCCTCACCTGTTAATTGCAGGTGCAACAGGTCAGGGAAAATCTGTAGGGATCAATGCCATCCTGATGTCTTTGCTTTACCGCAAACATCCATCTGAAGTGAAGTTGGTCTTAATAGATCCTAAAAAAGTAGAGTTGCCAATTTATTCTGAAATCAGCAAACACTTTTTAGCTCAATTGCCAAATTCTGATGAAGCCATTATCACGGATAACTCCAAAGTAATTTATACACTCAATTCGTTGTGCATTGAGATGGATCAACGGTATGGTTTATTAAAAATGGCTCGGGTCAGAAATATTCTGGAGTACAATGACAAATTTACCAAACGCAGATTAAACCCTGAAAAAGGACATAAGTACTTGCCTTACATCGTGCTGGTTATTGACGAATTTGCAGATTTAATCATGACTGCAGGTAAAGAAGTTGAAATGCCCCTGGGTCGTTTAGCACAATTGGCTCGTGCTGTAGGTATCCATTTAATTATTGCAACCCAAAGGCCTTCAGTTAAAATTATAACCGGTTTGATTAAAGCAAACTTTCCGGGAAGAATCGCATTTAAAGTTTCTTCCAACATTGACTCTCGTACCATTTTGGATTACGGAGGCGCCGAACGCTTAATCGGACGTGGAGATATGCTGTTTAATGTAGGTTCCGATATGATTCGTTTGCAATGTGCATATGTTGACACACCGGAAGTTGAACGGGTAATTAAATTTATTGGAAACCAACAAAGTTACGGTACACCCTACCTGCTTCCTGAATATAAAGGCGACGAAAACGACAATGACAATGGCGGTTCATCCATAAATATAAACGATTTAGATGAAAACCTTTTTGAAGCTGCACGCCTTGTCGTTCAATCTCAACATGGAAGTACCAGCATGATTCAACGCCGAATGAAACTTGGATACAATCGTGCAGGTCGCATCATGGATCAACTTGAAAGCCTTGGAATTGTAAGCACCGGGGAAGGAAGCAAACCAAGAGAAGTATTGGTTTTTACTGAACCGGAATTGGACAATATCCTATCGAAATTGAAACGCTAA
- a CDS encoding saccharopine dehydrogenase NADP-binding domain-containing protein yields MYIKHKVIIAGAGGIGRAAGLIMAEQPDFDCEIFIGDIQLDIAEEACQWIQKGASSLVNIESFEIKQDVVSEHMDYILKSADILLDCLPGSEAPKMAAFAKKYKLHYVNLTEYVDETNQILELAKDAETGFILQSGLAPGYVNILANHLYKDFVSQYGDQQVDQIAMKVGALTRITTNPHYYGFTWSPIGVATEYVKDAIVIRNGIKTTIPSLTETTDILIDGIHYEDDFTSGGAADLPDYFSGKVRNLDYKTIRYPGHYQWVKNQLAEIGSQAHPEIALLDKMKQVIPNVDEDLIILYVGITGKDASGSIRIKERSLRIEPSFVGSHKLKAIQTTTAAPMLEAARMLLSGKYKGPMLQSQIDTQEFLSGSFVQMVFNQKKYRELV; encoded by the coding sequence ATGTATATAAAACACAAAGTGATCATTGCCGGAGCTGGTGGAATTGGACGTGCTGCAGGCTTGATTATGGCTGAACAACCTGATTTTGATTGTGAAATTTTTATTGGAGATATCCAACTTGATATCGCTGAAGAAGCGTGTCAATGGATTCAAAAAGGGGCCTCCAGTCTGGTTAATATTGAATCGTTTGAAATAAAACAGGATGTGGTCTCTGAACATATGGACTACATTTTAAAATCGGCGGACATTCTATTGGACTGCCTTCCGGGTTCAGAAGCACCCAAAATGGCTGCTTTTGCAAAAAAATACAAGTTGCACTACGTAAATCTTACCGAGTATGTAGATGAAACCAATCAAATTCTTGAATTAGCAAAAGATGCTGAAACCGGTTTTATCTTACAATCGGGTCTGGCTCCAGGATATGTGAATATTCTTGCCAATCATTTATACAAGGATTTTGTGTCACAGTATGGGGATCAACAGGTAGACCAAATTGCTATGAAAGTAGGAGCTTTGACACGTATTACTACCAACCCGCATTATTATGGGTTTACCTGGAGTCCAATTGGCGTTGCAACAGAATATGTAAAAGATGCCATTGTAATTCGCAACGGAATTAAAACAACCATTCCCTCCCTTACAGAAACAACCGATATATTAATAGACGGCATTCATTATGAAGATGATTTTACCAGTGGAGGGGCTGCTGATTTACCGGATTATTTTTCAGGAAAGGTTCGCAACCTGGATTATAAAACCATTCGTTATCCAGGGCATTACCAATGGGTTAAAAATCAGTTGGCCGAAATCGGATCGCAAGCACATCCTGAAATTGCACTGTTAGATAAAATGAAACAAGTTATCCCCAATGTTGATGAGGACCTTATCATTCTATATGTTGGGATTACTGGAAAGGATGCTTCGGGTTCCATTCGCATCAAGGAGCGTAGTCTTCGCATTGAACCTTCTTTTGTGGGAAGCCATAAATTAAAAGCCATCCAAACAACCACAGCTGCTCCTATGTTGGAAGCTGCCAGAATGTTATTATCTGGAAAGTATAAAGGTCCAATGTTACAATCTCAAATTGATACACAGGAATTCTTATCAGGTTCTTTCGTTCAAATGGTTTTTAATCAAAAGAAATACAGAGAATTAGTTTAA